A single region of the Anser cygnoides isolate HZ-2024a breed goose chromosome W, Taihu_goose_T2T_genome, whole genome shotgun sequence genome encodes:
- the LOC125181180 gene encoding CD5 antigen-like, whose translation MGGLHGLGLCLALCCGAVIGSVPVRLVGGRSRCHGRVELLQAGAWGSVCASGWDRAASRVLCRELGCGRPRLLPAPCGPTAADGPPVALQQVQCSGQEPALAHCGLQPRDAPSCPSDRLAAVDCEEPFGLRLSGGPGRCAGRLEVQRNGSWGTVCDDGWGAANAAVVCRELGCGEVPADLHGDRPRFGPGTGRIWLDDVRCRGREGTLQDCAHRAWGYHDCTHDEDVGVVCQDP comes from the exons atgGGGGGTCTGCACGGACTGGGGCTGTGCCTGG ctctgtgctgcGGTGCCGTGATTGGATCTG TGCCCGTCCGGCTCGTGGGTGGCCGGTCCCGGTGCCACGGGCgcgtggagctgctgcaggccgGCGCCTGGGGCTCGGTCTGTGCCTCAGGCTGGGACCGGGCGGCCTCCCGTGTGCTCTGCCGGGAGCTGGGCTGCGGCCGTCCCCGCCTCCTCCCCGCACCCTGCGGCCCCACGGCGGCCGACGGGCCCCCAGTGGCCCTGCAGCAGGTGCAGTGCTCGGGGCAGGAGCCGGCCCTGGCGCACTGCGGCCTGCAGCCACGGGACGCACCGTCTTGCCCCTCGGACCGGCTGGCTGCCGTTGACTGCGAGG AGCCATTTGGGCTGCGGCTGTCCGGCGGCCCCGGGCGGTGCGCGGGGCGGCTGGAGGTGCAGCGCAACGGGAGCTGGGGCACGGTGTGCGACGACGGCTGGGGCGCGGCGAACGCGGCGGTGGTGTGCCgggagctgggctgcggggAGGTGCCGGCAGATCTCCACGGGGATCGGCCACGCTTCGGGCCCGGCACGGGGCGCATCTGGCTGGATGACGTGCGgtgccggggccgggaggggaccCTGCAGGACTGTGCCCACCGAGCCTGGGGGTACCACGACTGCACCCACGACGAGGACGTCGGCGTGGTCTGCCAG GACCCCTGA